The window tacccccaagacattagactgctgaacaattaatcaaatggccaccggactattacattgacgaCCCCCGCTCCATttattttgtacactgctgctactcgctgtttattatctatgcgtagtcacttcacccccacctagaTGTACAAAGtaactcaactaacctgtacccccgcacactgactcggtaccggtacccccctgtatatagcctcattattgttatgttcttgtgttactttttattattttttactttagtttatttggtaaatattttctaaactcttcttgaactgcactgttggttaaggtcttgtaagtaagcatttcacggtaaggtctacacttgttgtactcggcgcatgtgacaaataaagtttgattcgaTTTGAAATTAATATGGATGCTACTTTATATGTCATTCTATAATTAGGCCCGTAAAAAAAGGAGGCCCGTGCCAGGAAGAAATTAAATCTACCTTGACCCGAGTATTGTGTACCAATTAAGAAGTGTTCAAACAGCTGTTTTTGATGGGTTCAACATTATCAAGTTATTATTTTAATTCTTTTTTACTTTTCCACTACCTGTAACTTTTGATCCTGAAAAATTAGCAATGGGCACCACCTACTGGTGACATTGTGACATTGCTTAGAAATCCACAAAAAACATATGGGTACATGTCTATTGCTTATAACTGGTAAGTGTAGTTTAAAAATCTCTCTCACACTGACACTTACTTTCATAAAACTCTAAGCAGAGTGCAGCAGGAGAACCAGGTTCGATGTAGTCAATGGGCTTCTTATCGTTTTTGTCTTTGGCGTAGATGTTCGCCCCAAACTCCACCAGCATGTCGATCATGTCTGCACTCTTCACTTTAGCAGCATGGTGCAGGGCCGTCTTGTGCAGCCGAGCATAATTCACTTTGGCACCTGAGGAAACAAATGACACACAAAGGAGGTTATTAATAAAGGTTCACCTCAGAGTTGGGAACTCAAATCCAGGGTTTTATTCTCTATTCAGGTCTATCTTCATTGTGTTCTTCTTCTTCAAAATCAAATAATTTGTTGTTAGATAGTGCTATTCTCTAACGCTCACCTGCGTTGAGTAGTGCCTTGACACAGTCTGTGTGGTCGTTGGCACATGCCACATGAAGTGGGGTCCCATAGTACAGGTCATATGCCTCCAGACTGGCACCTTTAGCGATCATGATCTTCACAACATCAGCATTACCTGAGACACAAGTACAGACCGTCACAAGTTCTCAAACAATCGTGATGCACGCTCATCCTACACCTCACACTTACCCCCCATGCAGGCTTCGTGTAGGGGTGAGGTGGTCCGGGAAGAGAGGGTGGGGTTCACTTTGGCCCCATGCTCCAGCAGCATCCGTACACAGTCAAAGCTCCCGACCGAGCAGGCCTCACACAGAGGGGTGCTACCATCCGTGTTACGGGCATCCACCTACAGGACAACACAGCCattatatgtatgtatatatcctGATTAACTATAAATAACACATTACTTTCTCTTCTGTTGATCTTTAACCTGTGTTGAATCTGGGTCACACCTTTCTCCTGTGATATGACTAGAGTGTTTGTTGACAATCCTGTCTTCTTCTATGCCTAACCTACCTCATTTATTGACGTTATTTCTCTTATCTCTCTCAACTTAGTGACAGTCTCACCTGTGCTCCAGCATCCAGTAGCAGCCTGACACACTGGGTCTGCCCCCTTTCACATGCCTCATGGAGGGGGGTGATAGAGTCCACAGCCACTATGTTGACGGAGGCTCCGCTCTGGATGAGTTTCTGCAGCTGGGCAGCATGTCCCTCGGAGGCCGCCTTGTGCACCTCGGTCCTCTCCGACCAGCAGCCTGGGGCAAGCCACACAGTCATCAGCCAGAGCAAACAGCAAGAGAATACCTATTGCTACATAATCAGCCGGCGCTAGGTGAGTGCATGCTAGATAATCTCTTGTGTTGACATCACATTTTGCCATCGTAAACCTTTACTTGACAATCGATATGGACTAAAACACAACATGGCACGTATGTAACTGATTTACGTTGCTGTTATATCATGAACACATGCTTGCTAGCTATGACATGCAGTAACCAAATACAATTTCAAGGAGCCGAAATGCTTTTATACGCACCTATGTCTCCAAAGAAGTATGGTCTGGCAGTTTCAACCTCCATCATTTGGTCAAATCCCGTTTTATGTTGAAAAACTGTAAATTACGTCCTGCGAGAAGTAAACAAACACATTTGAGCTGTGTACATGCGGCACTGACACATCACGTGACTGGTTTTGACATGACCTCTGATGGATTTAAGGGCATGCTGGGAGTTGTAGTACAAATGTTTTGTCAAAATGTTCATATTACTGCAaaagtagaggactgacattgttTGGCTTTATTTTCCCTAACCATGCTAAAACAAGCTTTCATCTCTATAAAATATTATAACATCATTGTTGCAGGCCTTCTTGAAATGTATTTTACAATGTATTGTTACTGCTTATAACATAGTAATCCATCACATCATATTTTATGTGTGTCCCACAGTAAACAAAACATATGCAGAAGATGAGATGTGTCCCAACTTAGTATTCAAGCTTTTTCCTTTTCCTGATATTCCTTTGGGAATCCATCCATGAGTCAGTTCATAAGGCGGCATCAGCACCCCTCATGTCTCAGAGAATGTAGCTGATGGTACGTTGAGATATGTCCAGTTGACCTATGACCTCCAGAGCTCTGGTACCCAGCAACAACCTCCAGAGCTCTGGTACCCAGCAACGTCCTCAGAGCCACTCTGCTAAGTTGCTGCAGACTCAGAAGAGTACCTAGAGATAACCAGACAGCCACAATGACAAAAGTCACAAGGGATGGAATCACAAATGGAAAATATTATTGCCTCTAGACTTACTTTCATAATACTGTAAGCATTGTTCAGTGGGAGAGCCAGGCTTGGTGTAGTCTATGGGCTTATTGTTGTCGTTGTCTGTGACATACACATTGCCTCCAAAGTCCACCAGTAACTCAATCATGTCCACCATCTCTACTCTGGCAGCATGGTGGAGAGCCGTCTCATGGAACTTAGCTGCATTCACCTTGGCACCTGAACAGAAAACACATTCTGTTTACAGTCGATACTTACATTTTCTCAGGAAAATGTGGCTTTGTGGCAGATTTGTGAATGAAATTCTACAGTGTCCGCCCAGCATAACAAATACTTGTATGTAAAACGTATTCATAAACACTGTATGGCCATACAGAGCCATTGATATGAATACAGCAGTCGCCTGAGACAATGTTTTCCTCTTTGTCCCCATCCTCACCTGCTTTGAGCAGCACCCTGGCACAGTCCACATGCTCCGTGGCACAGGCAGCATGTAGCGGGGTACCGAACTGGAGGTCAAAGGCCTCTAGCAAGACTCCATGCGCTATCATTAGCTTCGCTATATCTGcattacctacagtatatagacgGATACAAAATGGTTTCATTAGATATGAAGTTCTCACACACATCTATACACATATGGTGCATCCTCCTCACACCCACCCCTTCTCTTGCACTCCTACTTCACTCACCCTAGTGCTACCCCTTATCGCCTTACCTCTTCCTCCAGTCCTCTtacctctccttctcctgttAAAACAtattccactagtctcttccctcCTATCCTGGTCAGTCTTCCCTCTCCTGCCCTGTTTTCTCCCTCCTCCAGTCCACCTGACCCTGCCTTATCACTATTTCCCCAGTCATATACCCCCTCATCATTCCCCAGTCTTACCCTTTATGCAGGCCGCGTGCAGGGGAGAGGCAGTGAGTGCTGTGAGGGAGGGGTTGACTTTGGTTCCATGTTCCAGCAGCATCTTTGCACAGTCCAGGCTCCCCGCAGCACAGGCGTTACAGAGAGGAGTGCTACCATGGATGGTCCTCATGTCCACCTGGGGGAGAGGGGGTAAAGAGGAAGGTATGAAGAGATAGGCGGAGGGGGACCACTACTGGTACACATGCTCTAGGTGTATTGGTGTCTCTTGCTACAGCTCTATATATTTAGCCCTACTGTAGCTGCCTCACCTGAGCCCCTGCATCTAGTAGCAGTCGGGCAAAGTTTGGATGTCCCTGGATGCATGCGTCATGGAGAGGAGTGATGTTGTCTACTGTCACCATGTTTACAGATGCGCCACCCTCAATCAGCTGTTTCACCTGAAGGGCCCTGTCTAAGGACCCGCCTCATGAAACGCGGTTTGGTCTGCCCAAAACCCTAGTAGGAAGGGGAGAGGCTCTGGCACAAACGCGACCTCCTGCGTATTTACGCTTTGGTTGCGCAATTATGCGTTCATCCAATGAACATTGTTGGGCAATGAATAAAAGCAAAACAATATTTCCAAAGTTAGAACGCTGTGGCGCTGTCATTTCCATTATTGCAggattttttattgtgaaatattAGCGTGACAGAAATCAAAATCAACATGGGTGGACTGGGTTTATTTATAGGAACAGGGTCCATGTGACGATATATGTTACGATAAGGACAGGGAAGCCGCATAGGCTTCTGGGAGTTGTAGTTCTAAGcttgagatcaaatcaaatcaaatgtatttatatagcccttcgtgcatcagctgatatctcaaagtgctgtacagaaacccagcctaaaaccccaaacagcaagcaatgcaggtgtagaagcacggtggctaggaaaaactccctagaaaggccaaaacctaggaagaaacctagagaggaaccaggctatgaggggtggccagtcctcttctggctgtgccgggtggagattataacagaacatggccaagatgttcaaatgttcataaatgaccagcatggtcaaataataataatcacagtagttgtcgagggtgcagcacctcaggagtaaatgtcagttggcttttcatagccgatcattaagagtatctctaccgctcctgcggtctctagagagttgaaaacagcaggtctgggacaggtagcacgtccggtgaacaggtcagggttccatagccgcaggcagaacagttgaaactggagcagcagcacggccaggtagactggggacagcaaggagtcatcatgtcaggtcgtcctgaggcatggtcctagggctcaggtcctccgagagagagaaagaaagagagaaagagagaattagagagagcatacttaaattcacacaggacaccggataagacaggagaagtactccagatataacaaactgaccctagcccccagacacataaactaatgcagcataaatactggaggctgagacaggaggggtcaggagacactgtggccccatccgatgatacccccggacagggccaaacaggaaggacataaccccacccactttcccaaggcacagcccccacaccactagagggatatcttcaaccaccaacttaccatcctgagacaagccCGAGTATagtccacaaagatctccgccacggcacaacccaagggggggcgccaacccagacaggaagatcacgtcagtgactcaacccactcaagtgacgcacccctcctagggacggcatgaaagagcaccagtaagccagtgacttagaggcagagaatcccagtggagagaggggaacttgGGCttgacagcaagggcggttcgttgctccagagcctttccgttcaccttcacactcctgggccagactacactcaatcataggacctactgaagagatgagtcttcaataaagacttaaaggttgagaccgagtctgcgtctctaacatgggtaggcagaccattccataaaaattgagatctataggacaaagccctgcctccagctgtttgcttagaaattctagggacaattaggaggcctgcgtcttgtgaccgtagcgtacgtgtaggtatgtacggcaggaccaactcggaaagataggtaggagcaagcccatgtaacgctttgtaggttaacagtaaaaccttgaaatcagcccttgccttaacaggaagccagtgtagggaggctagcactggagtaatatgatcaaatttttgggttctagtcaggattctagcagctgtatttagcactaactgaagtttatttagtgctttatccgggtagccagaaagtagagcattgcagtagtctaacctagaagtaacaaaagcatggattaatttttctggatcatttttggacagaaaatttctaatttttgcaatgttacgtagatggaaaaaagctgtccttgaaacagtcttgatatgttcgtcaaaagagagatcagggtccagagtaacgccgaggtccttcacagttttatttgagacgactttacaaccatcaagattaattgtcagattcaacggaagatctctttgtttcttgggacctagaacaagcatctctgttttgtccgtgtttaaaagtagaacgttttcagccatccacttccttatgtctgaaacacaggcttctagcgagggcaattttgcggcttcaccatgtttcattgaaatgtacagctgtgtgtcatccgcatagcagtg of the Salvelinus alpinus chromosome 37, SLU_Salpinus.1, whole genome shotgun sequence genome contains:
- the LOC139566067 gene encoding ankyrin repeat and SOCS box protein 13-like isoform X2; protein product: MMEVETARPYFFGDIGCWSERTEVHKAASEGHAAQLQKLIQSGASVNIVAVDSITPLHEACERGQTQCVRLLLDAGAQVDARNTDGSTPLCEACSVGSFDCVRMLLEHGAKVNPTLSSRTTSPLHEACMGGNADVVKIMIAKGASLEAYDLYYGTPLHVACANDHTDCVKALLNAGAKVNYARLHKTALHHAAKVKSADMIDMLVEFGANIYAKDKNDKKPIDYIEPGSPAALCLEFYEKP
- the LOC139566067 gene encoding ankyrin repeat and SOCS box protein 13-like isoform X1 gives rise to the protein MMEVETARPYFFGDIGCWSERTEVHKAASEGHAAQLQKLIQSGASVNIVAVDSITPLHEACERGQTQCVRLLLDAGAQVDARNTDGSTPLCEACSVGSFDCVRMLLEHGAKVNPTLSSRTTSPLHEACMGGNADVVKIMIAKGASLEAYDLYYGTPLHVACANDHTDCVKALLNAGAKVNYARLHKTALHHAAKVKSADMIDMLVEFGANIYAKDKNDKKPIDYIEPGSPAALCLEFYESTPLSLQQLSRVTLRTMLGIRALEVVVQLDIPKQIISFLCYH
- the LOC139566068 gene encoding ankyrin repeat and SOCS box protein 13-like — protein: MRTIHGSTPLCNACAAGSLDCAKMLLEHGTKVNPSLTALTASPLHAACIKGNADIAKLMIAHGVLLEAFDLQFGTPLHAACATEHVDCARVLLKAGAKVNAAKFHETALHHAARVEMVDMIELLVDFGGNVYVTDNDNNKPIDYTKPGSPTEQCLQYYESTLLSLQQLSRVALRTLLGTRALEVVAGYQSSGGHRSTGHISTYHQLHSLRHEGC